The following are from one region of the Montipora foliosa isolate CH-2021 unplaced genomic scaffold, ASM3666993v2 scaffold_425, whole genome shotgun sequence genome:
- the LOC137988699 gene encoding uncharacterized protein, with amino-acid sequence MLTSQQRYDDLEAFEARLRTAVFFIENSPEDNQESTGHLPQVPKEKKWKPPPSRYPELELFLSSVRRDLINPRNIKLARDNLTKGERVALKQFRNSDVVIRIQDKGSRFVLIEKGEYEDKMFGQLRNQLHYKPLQEDPTITHLTRVESLCDKWVRKGEISKQVANWIVNKEGKPGVAFGNIKTHKVGNPLRLITSCCGTAIENVSAFTEFYLQPLASELPSFIKDTTDLLNRIEDLNRSGPFPEGTSLVSWDVVSIFPNIDNQLGITAVKKALDARENQLPSTSCILEAVEICLKSNHSVFKANFFLQIHGTAMGPKNACRYADLAMGEIDFQAKFSGPIKPALWWWRYRDDVFDLWQQGLLALHEFTEFINSLYPTIKFELVFSERELHVLDLTLYLIEGFINTDVYSKPKDSHLYLPPSSAHPKHVFKAIPYGVATRLQRNCSEQIFLAERTTEYKGYLVNQGYPSKLVDDQFRKASTIPRSDLLRTRARSKKKLFPFVTTFNPNLPDVGRIISKHLAILESNPKLKELFPPNSIIASFRRSKNLKELLAPSRYGPKTEREEIVEAKGCFKCKRTRCDLCRNFLVESNSFLSFQTGKSYKRRSKLSCDSKNIIYLASCKKCRLQYIGSTTTDFRVRFRNHKSAMVTGKKR; translated from the coding sequence ATGCTGACGAGCCAGCAGAGATACGACGATTTGGAAGCTTTTGAGGCCCGCTTGCGGACAGCAgtctttttcattgaaaatagCCCTGAAGATAATCAAGAGTCAACTGGTCACCTTCCTCAAGTtccgaaagaaaagaaatggaagccacCACCATCAAGGTATCCAGAACTTGAACTTTTTCTATCCAGTGTTAGGCGTGATTTGATAAACCCTCGGAATATTAAATTAGCTAGAGATAACCTAACCAAAGGAGAACGAGTTGCGTTAAAACAATTTAGAAATTCTGATGTGGTAATTCGGATACAAGATAAAGGTTCTCGCTTTGTCTTAATTGAGAAAGGGGAATACGAGGATAAAATGTTCGGTCAGCTTCGAAACCAATTGCATTATAAACCCTTACAAGAGGATCCTACTATTACGCATTTGACTCGGGTTGAAAGCTTGTGTGACAAATGGGTCAGAAAAGgtgaaatttcaaaacaagtaGCTAATTGGATAGTTAACAAAGAAGGCAAACCAGGGGTTGCCTTTGGAAACATCAAAACCCACAAAGTAGGGAATCCTCTTAGGCTCATCACATCTTGTTGTGGTACGGCAATAGAAAATGTCTCAGCCTTCACTGAATTTTATTTGCAACCACTGGCTAGCGAATTGCCGTCTTTCATCAAAGATACTACCGATTTGCTGAATAGAATTGAGGATCTTAACCGGAGTGGCCCTTTTCCCGAGGGCACTTCATTAGTTTCATGGGATGTTGTGTCAATATTCCCTAACATTGATAATCAACTTGGTATCACTGCAGTAAAGAAAGCACTGGATGCTAGAGAAAATCAACTTCCATCTACAAGTTGTATTTTGGAAGCGGTAGAAATTTGTTTGAAGAGCAATCACTcggtttttaaagcaaatttctTTCTACAAATTCATGGCACAGCTATGGGCCCAAAGAATGCTTGTCGTTACGCGGATCTTGCCATGGGTGAAATAGATTTTCAGGCTAAATTTTCTGGCCCCATAAAGCCGGCTTTATGGTGGTGGCGATACCGTGACGATGTTTTTGACCTTTGGCAACAGGGCCTTCTTGCACTGCATGAGTTTACCGAATTTATAAATTCTTTATACCCTACTataaaatttgaattagttttttCTGAGCGCGAGCTCCACGTGCTAGACCTAACTCTATATCTTATCGAGGGTTTTATTAATACAGACGTTTATTCAAAGCCAAAGGATAGCCATCTGTACCTCCCACCATCAAGTGCTCATCCTAAACACGTTTTTAAGGCTATTCCTTACGGTGTAGCGACAAGGCTACAAAGAAACTGCTCGGAACAAATTTTTCTTGCCGAGAGAACTACTGAATACAAGGGTTATTTAGTCAATCAAGGTTACCCTTCTAAATTAGTGGATGATCAATTTCGTAAGGCCTCAACCATACCTAGAAGTGATCTACTTAGGACTCGTGCCAGATctaagaagaaattatttccaTTTGTGACCACATTTAATCCAAATCTACCTGATGTAGGtcgcatcatcagcaaacaccTAGCGATTTTGGAATCCAACCCTaaattaaaagagctttttcctccaaattctATCATAGCATCCTTTCGAAGATCTAAAAACCTTAAGGAATTGTTGGCACCATCTCGTTATGGCCCCAAAACCGAACGCGAAGAGATTGTTGAGGCTAAGGGTTGTTTTAAGTGTAAAAGAACAAGATGCGATCTCTGTCGCAACTTCTTGGTTGAATCAAATTCCTTTCTAAGTTTTCAAACAGGTAAAAGTTACAAAAGACGATCAAAACTTTCTTGTGATTCCAAGAACATTATTTATTTGGCTTCGTGCAAGAAATGTCGCCTGCAATACATTGGTTCTACAACAACTGACTTTAGAGTTAGATTTCGCAACCATAAGTCTGCTATGGTCACCGGAAAAAAGAGGTAG